One part of the Pecten maximus chromosome 9, xPecMax1.1, whole genome shotgun sequence genome encodes these proteins:
- the LOC117334919 gene encoding uncharacterized protein LOC117334919 isoform X1, with the protein MMDSLTKMMLDLGGVLFFVLLSVEFSSSAAAGNILYRNVNIAATVGLECFVDKDDIQIVWTRNRRIPVVIGTKVMGDSRVKLMMDYPRERHLHIENVKMSDAGSYECLADSQTTPLVIYNLTVLAKQNLQITSTVAIPEVTTETQEGMTTTEKETKPDRTSPEVKPTSALTDGNGVEEKLAGNKGTGVRTGYDFMVLFIVMSFGILMRF; encoded by the exons ATGATGGACTCGCTCACGAAAATGATGCTCGATTTGGGCGGTGTACTCTTCTTTGTCCTTTTAAGTGTTGAATTTTCCTCGTCTGCAG CAGCGGGCAACATTTTATACCGGAATGTCAATATAGCAGCCACAGTGGGATTGGAATGTTTCGTGGATAAGGATgatatacag ATAGTTTGGACAAGGAACAGACGAATACCAGTTGTTATTGGGACAAAGGTCATGGGGGACAGTCGGGTCAAGTTGATGATGGATTACCCACGAGAACGTCATCTCCACATAGAAAACGTCAAAATGTCCGACGCTGGCTCGTATGAATGTCTAGCAGATTCCCAAACAACGCCACTAGTCATATACAACCTTACAGTTTTAG CAAAACAAAACCTTCAGATAACATCCACAGTGGCAATACCAGAAGTTACAACCGAAACACAAGAAGGCATGACAACTACAGAAAAGGAAACAAAACCGGACCGGACTTCACCGGAAGTGAAACCAACTTCCGCTCTTACAGACGGAAACGGAGTGGAGGAGAAACTAGCGGGCAACAAAGGGACCGGAGTGCGTACTGGATACGATTTTATGGTGCTATTTATAGTTATGAGTTTTGGAATTCTGATGcggttttga
- the LOC117334919 gene encoding igLON family member 5-like isoform X2, giving the protein MMDSLTKMMLDLGGVLFFVLLSVEFSSSAAGNILYRNVNIAATVGLECFVDKDDIQIVWTRNRRIPVVIGTKVMGDSRVKLMMDYPRERHLHIENVKMSDAGSYECLADSQTTPLVIYNLTVLAKQNLQITSTVAIPEVTTETQEGMTTTEKETKPDRTSPEVKPTSALTDGNGVEEKLAGNKGTGVRTGYDFMVLFIVMSFGILMRF; this is encoded by the exons ATGATGGACTCGCTCACGAAAATGATGCTCGATTTGGGCGGTGTACTCTTCTTTGTCCTTTTAAGTGTTGAATTTTCCTCGTCTGCAG CGGGCAACATTTTATACCGGAATGTCAATATAGCAGCCACAGTGGGATTGGAATGTTTCGTGGATAAGGATgatatacag ATAGTTTGGACAAGGAACAGACGAATACCAGTTGTTATTGGGACAAAGGTCATGGGGGACAGTCGGGTCAAGTTGATGATGGATTACCCACGAGAACGTCATCTCCACATAGAAAACGTCAAAATGTCCGACGCTGGCTCGTATGAATGTCTAGCAGATTCCCAAACAACGCCACTAGTCATATACAACCTTACAGTTTTAG CAAAACAAAACCTTCAGATAACATCCACAGTGGCAATACCAGAAGTTACAACCGAAACACAAGAAGGCATGACAACTACAGAAAAGGAAACAAAACCGGACCGGACTTCACCGGAAGTGAAACCAACTTCCGCTCTTACAGACGGAAACGGAGTGGAGGAGAAACTAGCGGGCAACAAAGGGACCGGAGTGCGTACTGGATACGATTTTATGGTGCTATTTATAGTTATGAGTTTTGGAATTCTGATGcggttttga